Proteins from one Lachnospiraceae bacterium KGMB03038 genomic window:
- a CDS encoding energy-coupling factor transporter transmembrane protein EcfT: MNYDFAKKYMEPKRTGNPIRDLNPLSKANLLLVLGLSPFIVQNFIYGFAMVIIFILISAAAGCFRSFFSLYWKVLLLFGVFLFLVKAAFSPGEHVLYQIWGICITTESIQSGLNIVALVLAFSGAFILFVKMTPMEDLTYMLEQKGVSHMVSFVILSSFQTITDLGQNAKIIMESQKARGIETEGNVFQRAKAYIPVMGPLVLNAISSTEEKSIAMDARAFSAPVEHTFLSELPKVSGKEKAVVILFDLAFAALIVGRIVLCIL, from the coding sequence ATGAATTACGATTTTGCGAAAAAATATATGGAGCCTAAAAGAACCGGTAATCCTATCCGGGATCTGAATCCTTTGAGTAAGGCGAATCTGCTTTTGGTCTTGGGATTATCTCCATTTATTGTACAGAATTTTATCTACGGATTTGCCATGGTTATTATCTTCATATTGATTTCAGCGGCAGCAGGCTGTTTCCGTTCCTTCTTTTCCCTGTACTGGAAGGTACTGCTCCTGTTTGGCGTATTTCTGTTCCTGGTAAAAGCGGCGTTCTCGCCGGGAGAACACGTACTCTATCAGATTTGGGGGATCTGTATAACTACAGAAAGTATCCAGTCTGGTTTAAATATCGTTGCTTTGGTACTGGCATTCAGCGGCGCCTTCATTTTGTTCGTAAAGATGACGCCGATGGAGGATCTAACTTATATGCTGGAACAAAAAGGGGTTTCTCATATGGTTTCCTTCGTGATCCTTTCTTCTTTCCAGACTATCACAGATCTGGGACAGAATGCGAAAATTATTATGGAATCACAGAAGGCGAGAGGAATCGAGACAGAAGGAAATGTATTCCAGAGAGCCAAGGCGTATATTCCGGTGATGGGGCCTTTGGTCTTAAATGCGATTTCCAGCACGGAGGAAAAGTCTATCGCCATGGATGCGAGAGCGTTCTCCGCACCAGTGGAACATACATTTCTGTCTGAGCTTCCTAAGGTGAGTGGGAAAGAGAAAGCGGTTGTGATTTTATTTGATCTTGCGTTTGCCGCATTGATCGTAGGGAGGATTGTGTTATGCATCTTATAG
- a CDS encoding heavy metal translocating P-type ATPase encodes MKCRIAHEIQGRIRFVAESGSFAIHEAEAVYCYLTQVPGVADVKVYERTGSVAVTYESDRLALIRAIGELDLEKETAKSLVPENTGRELNQYYKEKIMACAVRKGIERLFLPCPVRVILTIFRSWRYVTAGIRCLLKGQIKVAVLDGTAILVSILRGDFDTASSVMFMLNLGELLEEWTHKKSVDDLARSMALKVDKVWLKRGEDEILVPFDSIKNGDELLVRVSETIPADGVVVSGEAMVNQASLTGESVPVAKKEGRQVYAGTVVEEGELVLSVQGAKGNTRYERIVHMIEESEKLKSTVEAKAEHMADKLVPYTFAGTFLTYFLTRNVTKALSVLMVDYSCALKLAMPVSVLSAMRECSDHGIVVKGGKFLEAVAEADTIVFDKTGTMTKAQPTVVDVVSTCQENADELLRLAACLEEHFPHSIANAVVAKAVERGLGHDELHSRVEYVVAHGIATNVGEERVLIGSAHFIFEDEKVRLPEEHREMLEHLPEEYSYLYLAKGGELAAVITIADPLREEAADVVRQLKDRGLKKVVMMTGDSEKTARSIAAKTGVDQYYAEVLPEDKARFVEKEKEAGRKVIMVGDGINDSPALSAADAGIAMNEGAQIAREIADVTISGEDLYSLVRLRKLSMELMNRIHSNYRSIVGINTGILGLGAAGGIMPNTAALLHNASTIGIGLKSMTNLLEEEA; translated from the coding sequence ATGAAATGCAGAATTGCTCATGAGATTCAGGGAAGAATCCGTTTCGTTGCCGAATCGGGTTCTTTTGCCATACATGAGGCGGAAGCCGTGTACTGCTATTTAACGCAGGTCCCCGGTGTGGCGGATGTGAAGGTTTATGAACGCACTGGAAGTGTGGCGGTAACATATGAAAGTGACCGGCTGGCATTGATCCGGGCGATAGGGGAGCTGGATCTGGAGAAGGAAACTGCCAAAAGTCTTGTGCCGGAAAATACGGGGAGGGAGCTGAACCAATATTATAAAGAGAAGATAATGGCCTGCGCGGTGCGGAAAGGGATAGAACGGCTATTTCTGCCCTGCCCTGTGCGGGTGATACTGACTATCTTCCGATCCTGGCGGTATGTGACGGCCGGGATCCGCTGTCTTCTGAAGGGGCAGATCAAAGTGGCGGTGCTGGATGGGACGGCAATCCTGGTGTCTATCCTGCGGGGAGATTTTGATACGGCAAGCTCTGTTATGTTCATGCTGAACCTGGGGGAACTGCTGGAAGAGTGGACGCATAAGAAGTCTGTGGATGATCTGGCAAGGAGTATGGCTTTAAAGGTGGATAAGGTATGGCTGAAACGGGGAGAGGATGAGATTTTAGTCCCGTTTGACTCTATAAAAAATGGCGATGAGCTTCTGGTACGGGTCAGCGAGACCATTCCGGCGGACGGGGTAGTAGTTTCTGGTGAGGCAATGGTAAATCAAGCCTCTCTCACCGGAGAGTCGGTACCGGTAGCGAAAAAGGAAGGACGCCAAGTCTATGCCGGAACGGTGGTAGAAGAAGGAGAGCTGGTCTTAAGCGTGCAGGGAGCCAAAGGGAATACCCGTTATGAGCGGATTGTCCATATGATCGAAGAATCCGAAAAGCTGAAATCAACAGTGGAGGCAAAGGCTGAGCATATGGCGGACAAGCTGGTGCCTTATACATTTGCCGGAACATTTCTTACTTATTTTCTGACTCGTAATGTGACGAAGGCGCTGTCTGTGCTGATGGTAGATTACTCCTGCGCTTTGAAGCTGGCCATGCCGGTGTCTGTGCTTTCCGCTATGCGGGAGTGCTCCGATCATGGCATTGTAGTGAAAGGCGGGAAATTTCTGGAGGCGGTGGCAGAGGCAGATACCATCGTGTTTGATAAGACAGGAACCATGACGAAGGCGCAGCCTACCGTGGTCGATGTGGTATCCACCTGTCAGGAAAACGCGGATGAGCTTCTGCGTCTGGCAGCCTGCCTGGAGGAACATTTTCCTCATTCTATCGCAAACGCTGTAGTAGCAAAGGCGGTAGAAAGGGGACTGGGCCACGATGAACTTCATAGTAGGGTGGAATATGTGGTGGCTCATGGTATTGCCACCAATGTAGGAGAGGAGAGAGTCCTGATCGGAAGCGCTCATTTCATCTTTGAAGATGAGAAGGTCCGCCTTCCAGAAGAACACCGTGAAATGCTGGAGCATCTCCCAGAGGAATATTCCTACCTTTATCTGGCGAAAGGAGGGGAGCTGGCGGCAGTTATTACGATTGCGGACCCTCTGCGGGAAGAGGCGGCAGATGTGGTGCGCCAGCTAAAGGACCGCGGTCTCAAAAAAGTTGTGATGATGACCGGGGACAGTGAGAAGACGGCCCGTTCCATTGCGGCAAAAACTGGGGTGGATCAATACTACGCGGAAGTGCTCCCAGAAGACAAAGCGAGATTTGTGGAGAAGGAAAAGGAAGCGGGACGAAAGGTGATCATGGTGGGAGACGGTATCAACGATTCCCCGGCATTGTCAGCGGCAGATGCGGGTATCGCCATGAATGAGGGGGCTCAGATTGCCAGGGAGATCGCGGATGTGACCATTTCCGGAGAGGACCTCTATAGTCTGGTCAGGCTCAGAAAGCTGAGCATGGAGCTGATGAACCGGATTCATTCCAACTACCGTTCGATCGTAGGGATCAACACAGGAATCCTGGGACTTGGAGCGGCAGGGGGAATTATGCCCAATACGGCGGCGCTTCTGCATAACGCTTCTACAATCGGGATTGGTCTGAAGAGTATGACCAATCTGCTGGAAGAAGAGGCATAA
- a CDS encoding protein-ADP-ribose hydrolase — protein MTREEKVDKLIRLLKKECPGYGVIQEPGNCQEKRRLLRSLMNVRWPGEAGEEYLRLQDELLQEEAEEKGIVYPEDIPTAAEIYPQTELRNANRIALWKGDITTLAADAIVNAANSQMLGCFVPCHGCIDNTIHSAAGIQLRNECARLMEEQGQEEKPGKAKITSGYNLPARYVIHTVGPMVGVDVTEKQKEELKNCYQSCLRLADKKNLATVAFCCISTGEFHFPNKLAAQIALDTIDRTLTHLRLEKVIIDVFKEEDFHIYQKIIQKGTGHF, from the coding sequence ATGACCAGAGAAGAAAAAGTGGATAAATTGATCCGGTTATTAAAAAAGGAGTGCCCAGGCTATGGAGTGATCCAGGAGCCGGGAAATTGTCAGGAAAAGCGAAGACTCCTGCGAAGCTTGATGAATGTGCGCTGGCCGGGGGAGGCAGGAGAAGAATACCTGCGGCTGCAGGACGAACTGCTGCAAGAAGAGGCGGAAGAGAAGGGAATTGTCTATCCCGAAGATATACCAACGGCGGCAGAAATATATCCACAGACAGAATTGCGGAACGCCAATCGGATCGCGCTCTGGAAAGGAGACATTACCACCCTGGCGGCCGACGCGATCGTGAATGCGGCCAATAGCCAGATGCTGGGCTGTTTTGTCCCTTGCCATGGGTGTATTGACAATACGATTCATTCCGCCGCAGGAATTCAGCTTCGCAACGAGTGTGCCAGACTGATGGAGGAACAGGGACAGGAAGAAAAGCCCGGAAAAGCCAAGATCACATCGGGTTATAATCTGCCGGCCAGGTATGTGATCCATACGGTGGGGCCGATGGTTGGCGTGGATGTAACTGAGAAGCAGAAGGAAGAATTGAAAAATTGCTATCAAAGCTGTTTGCGCCTGGCTGATAAAAAGAATCTTGCTACAGTAGCGTTTTGCTGCATTTCTACCGGTGAATTTCACTTTCCAAATAAATTAGCCGCTCAGATTGCTCTGGATACGATAGACCGGACGTTAACCCATCTGCGATTGGAAAAAGTAATCATTGACGTCTTTAAAGAAGAAGATTTTCATATATATCAGAAAATCATTCAAAAAGGGACAGGGCATTTTTAA
- the hydE gene encoding [FeFe] hydrogenase H-cluster radical SAM maturase HydE, giving the protein MDDLRSLLYRLKDQRSLTKEEWTALIAGRTPELAEELFSLARQERHTWYGHDIYIRGLIEFTNYCKNDCFYCGIRRNNRNASRYRLSKEDILSCCQLGYELGFRTFVLQGGEDGYFTDIRMTDLIESIKKQYPDCALTLSIGEKSYESYQAYYNAGADRYLLRHETFDSKHYAKLHPPSLTAGNRQECLWNLKRIGYQVGTGFMVGSPFQTPELLAEDMLFIQKLQPQMVGIGPFIPHHDTPFAKEPAGTLELTLFLLGLLRLMLPKVLLPATTALGTIHPKGRELGILAGANVVMPNLSPAKVRGDYLLYDNKICTNEEAAECRALLEKQMAAIGYQVVTARGDSKMQTHVLTFEETTSVNISHHF; this is encoded by the coding sequence GTGGATGATCTGCGCTCCCTTCTCTATCGGCTGAAGGACCAGCGTTCTCTTACAAAAGAAGAATGGACGGCTCTCATCGCCGGACGGACTCCGGAATTGGCGGAAGAGCTCTTTTCCCTGGCACGCCAAGAGCGGCACACCTGGTACGGCCATGACATTTACATCCGGGGACTGATCGAATTTACCAATTACTGCAAAAACGACTGTTTCTACTGCGGCATACGCAGAAACAATAGAAACGCTTCCCGCTATCGGCTCTCCAAAGAAGACATCCTCTCCTGCTGCCAGCTCGGATATGAACTTGGCTTCCGCACTTTCGTCCTGCAGGGCGGGGAAGACGGATATTTCACAGACATCCGGATGACAGACTTGATTGAATCCATTAAGAAGCAGTATCCTGACTGCGCGCTGACTTTATCTATCGGCGAAAAATCTTACGAGTCCTATCAGGCTTATTACAACGCAGGCGCAGACCGCTATCTGCTGCGCCACGAAACCTTTGATTCCAAACATTATGCCAAACTGCACCCTCCATCTCTGACAGCCGGGAACCGGCAGGAATGTCTTTGGAACCTGAAACGCATCGGGTATCAGGTAGGAACAGGATTCATGGTGGGTTCTCCTTTTCAGACCCCGGAACTGCTGGCGGAAGATATGCTTTTTATCCAAAAACTGCAGCCTCAGATGGTAGGAATCGGCCCTTTCATCCCACACCACGACACTCCCTTTGCGAAAGAACCGGCAGGAACTCTGGAATTGACTCTTTTTCTGCTGGGGCTTCTTAGGCTTATGCTTCCCAAAGTGCTTCTTCCGGCTACCACCGCTCTTGGAACCATCCATCCCAAAGGCCGGGAACTGGGAATCCTGGCCGGGGCCAATGTAGTCATGCCCAATCTGTCGCCCGCCAAAGTACGGGGCGATTATCTTCTGTACGATAACAAAATCTGCACCAATGAAGAAGCCGCGGAATGCCGCGCCCTTTTGGAAAAGCAAATGGCAGCGATCGGCTACCAGGTAGTCACAGCGCGAGGCGATTCCAAAATGCAGACACATGTACTGACGTTTGAAGAAACAACGTCCGTCAATATATCACATCATTTTTAA
- the hydG gene encoding [FeFe] hydrogenase H-cluster radical SAM maturase HydG: MYDVNSKHADDFINHEEILETLAYADANKNNKELIESLIEKASLRKGLSHREASVLLVCQDEDLNQKIYKLAEQIKKDFYGNRIVLFAPLYLSNYCINGCTYCPYHMKNKHIARKKLSQEEIRREVIALQDMGHKRLALEAGEDPVHNTMEYYLDSINTIYSIKHKNGAIRRVNINIAATTVDNYRLLKEAGIGTYILFQETYHKESYLELHPTGPKHDYDYHTEAMDRAMEGGIDDVGIGVLFGLDKYRYEFAGLLMHAEHLEAAFGVGPHTISVPRLRNADDIDASTFTNGIDDDTFAKLVACIRIAVPYTGMIISTRESQKVRERVLHLGISQISGGSRTSVGGYVDPEPEEENSAQFDVIDNRTLDEVVRWLMEMDYIPSFCTACYRAGRTGDRFMSLCKSGQIQNCCHPNALMTLEEYLMDYASPATKAIGDKLIDKEVLNVPNEKVRATVEENLRLIRENNRRDFRF, encoded by the coding sequence ATGTATGACGTAAACTCAAAACACGCGGATGATTTTATCAACCACGAGGAAATTCTGGAAACTTTGGCCTATGCTGACGCAAACAAAAACAATAAAGAACTGATCGAATCCCTGATCGAGAAAGCTTCTCTGCGCAAAGGTCTTTCCCACCGGGAGGCTTCTGTTCTTCTGGTCTGTCAAGATGAAGATCTAAACCAGAAGATCTACAAGCTGGCGGAACAGATCAAGAAAGATTTCTATGGGAACCGAATCGTGTTATTTGCGCCCCTTTATCTCTCTAACTACTGCATTAACGGCTGTACTTACTGCCCCTATCATATGAAAAATAAGCACATTGCCCGCAAGAAACTGTCCCAGGAGGAAATCCGCCGGGAAGTGATCGCTTTGCAGGATATGGGCCACAAACGGCTGGCGTTGGAGGCCGGTGAGGACCCGGTACATAACACCATGGAGTACTACCTGGATTCTATCAACACGATCTACAGCATCAAACATAAAAATGGAGCAATCCGCCGGGTAAATATTAATATCGCCGCAACCACCGTGGATAATTATCGGCTGCTCAAAGAGGCAGGCATCGGAACCTATATCTTATTCCAGGAGACCTATCACAAAGAAAGCTACCTGGAACTTCATCCTACCGGACCAAAGCATGACTATGATTACCATACAGAGGCAATGGACCGGGCAATGGAAGGCGGCATTGACGACGTAGGCATCGGCGTGCTCTTTGGTCTTGACAAATACCGCTATGAATTTGCCGGACTACTGATGCATGCGGAGCACCTGGAGGCCGCATTCGGCGTGGGACCTCATACCATCAGCGTTCCCCGTCTTCGAAACGCGGATGATATTGACGCCAGCACATTTACAAACGGCATCGATGACGATACCTTCGCCAAGCTGGTAGCCTGCATCCGCATCGCTGTACCTTACACTGGAATGATCATTTCCACAAGAGAGAGCCAGAAAGTCCGAGAGCGTGTCCTTCATCTTGGCATCTCCCAGATCAGCGGCGGCTCCCGTACCAGCGTGGGCGGATATGTGGATCCAGAGCCGGAAGAAGAAAATTCCGCTCAGTTTGATGTGATTGATAACCGGACCTTAGACGAAGTAGTCCGCTGGCTTATGGAAATGGACTACATTCCCAGCTTCTGCACCGCCTGCTATCGGGCCGGACGGACCGGCGACCGTTTCATGTCCCTGTGCAAGAGCGGGCAGATTCAGAACTGCTGCCATCCAAACGCACTTATGACGCTGGAAGAGTACCTGATGGATTACGCCTCCCCGGCGACAAAAGCCATTGGCGATAAACTAATCGATAAGGAAGTTCTCAACGTGCCGAACGAAAAAGTGCGGGCAACCGTAGAAGAAAATCTCCGGTTGATCCGGGAAAATAACCGGCGGGATTTCCGGTTTTAA
- the hydF gene encoding [FeFe] hydrogenase H-cluster maturation GTPase HydF encodes MSLNTTPSAERTHIGIFGRRNAGKSSLINALTGQSLAIVSEVKGTTTDPVLKAMELLPLGPVVMIDTPGLDDEGNLGALRIQKAYQILNKTDIAILVIDGTSAPSPEDLDILSLIQKKGIPFLVVLNKADLISSSETTVKKAADILQVQPEKLFWASASSGSHIQELKEAIACLVPEEDQTRRIAADLVQPLDFVILVVPIDSAAPKGRLILPQQQTIRDLLEAGAVSIVVRESELAKTLAKLDRRPDLVITDSQAFQEVASIVPNDIPLTSFSILFARYKGNLELLAAGAKTLDSLEDGDHILISEGCTHHRQCEDIGTVKLPRWIRTHTGKELSFDFTSGTEFPQDLQRYRLIIHCGGCTLNEREMKYRLKCAEDAGIPITNYGTAIAYMKGILARSLEIFS; translated from the coding sequence ATGAGTTTAAATACCACACCTTCAGCGGAACGCACTCATATCGGGATTTTTGGCCGGCGCAATGCCGGTAAATCCAGTCTGATCAATGCTCTCACTGGTCAGAGTTTGGCTATCGTCTCGGAAGTTAAAGGCACCACCACCGATCCAGTCCTAAAGGCTATGGAGCTTCTGCCTCTTGGCCCTGTCGTTATGATCGATACCCCTGGTTTGGACGATGAGGGTAATCTAGGCGCCCTGCGTATACAAAAAGCCTATCAAATTTTAAACAAAACCGATATTGCCATTCTGGTGATCGACGGCACGTCCGCCCCCTCCCCAGAAGATCTGGATATCCTCTCCCTCATTCAAAAGAAGGGGATTCCATTTCTTGTGGTCTTAAATAAGGCGGATCTGATTTCCTCCTCAGAAACAACAGTCAAAAAGGCGGCGGATATTCTTCAGGTTCAGCCGGAAAAATTATTTTGGGCCAGCGCTTCCAGCGGTTCTCACATTCAGGAATTAAAGGAAGCTATTGCCTGTCTTGTCCCAGAAGAAGACCAAACCCGCAGGATTGCCGCCGACCTTGTACAACCTTTGGACTTTGTCATTCTTGTGGTTCCTATTGACAGCGCGGCTCCAAAAGGCCGGCTGATCCTGCCCCAGCAGCAGACTATCCGGGACCTTCTTGAAGCCGGCGCCGTCTCCATTGTTGTCCGTGAAAGCGAGCTTGCAAAAACTCTTGCGAAACTTGACCGCAGGCCAGACTTGGTCATTACTGATAGTCAGGCCTTCCAGGAAGTAGCTTCCATCGTTCCAAACGATATCCCACTGACTTCATTTTCCATTCTATTTGCCCGATATAAAGGGAATCTGGAACTTCTGGCCGCTGGCGCAAAAACCCTTGATTCTCTGGAAGACGGCGACCATATTTTGATTTCCGAGGGCTGTACCCACCACCGCCAGTGCGAAGACATTGGGACAGTCAAACTCCCTCGCTGGATCCGTACACATACCGGAAAGGAGCTAAGCTTTGATTTTACCAGCGGCACCGAATTCCCGCAGGATCTCCAGCGCTACCGCCTCATCATCCACTGCGGCGGCTGCACCCTTAATGAACGGGAGATGAAATACCGCTTGAAATGCGCGGAAGATGCCGGCATTCCTATAACCAACTACGGAACAGCCATTGCGTATATGAAAGGAATCCTGGCACGAAGTCTGGAAATCTTCTCCTGA
- a CDS encoding putative ABC transporter permease, which translates to MKMYANEKSSAVLSIYPFSEIGFERAYSLSSLCFIFFSFSMAGWLWEVFLHIIIDGKFINRGVLFGPWLPIYGCGSVLILLVLKRWRGQPLRTFGLILLLCGTLEYFSGLFLETFFHAKWWDYSDMILNLHGRVCLEGLIIFGIGGLVLIYFAAPRMDNWFQRLAPRARLWFCCILTFLFLCDLARSILAPNMGFGITA; encoded by the coding sequence ATGAAAATGTACGCCAATGAAAAAAGCAGCGCTGTCCTTTCTATCTACCCATTCTCTGAGATTGGCTTTGAACGCGCTTACAGTCTTTCATCGTTATGTTTTATCTTTTTTTCTTTTTCTATGGCCGGATGGCTATGGGAAGTGTTTTTACATATCATCATCGATGGCAAATTTATCAACCGGGGCGTTTTATTCGGCCCTTGGCTGCCAATCTATGGATGCGGCAGTGTTCTGATCCTTTTAGTCCTGAAACGCTGGCGCGGCCAGCCCTTACGCACATTTGGCCTGATCCTTTTATTATGCGGCACTTTAGAATATTTCTCCGGACTATTTTTAGAGACGTTCTTCCATGCGAAATGGTGGGATTACTCAGACATGATCTTGAATCTCCACGGGCGTGTCTGCCTGGAAGGACTTATTATTTTTGGCATTGGCGGCTTGGTCTTGATCTATTTCGCCGCGCCCAGAATGGATAATTGGTTTCAGCGGCTCGCGCCAAGGGCAAGGCTTTGGTTTTGTTGTATCCTGACGTTCCTGTTTCTCTGTGACCTGGCCAGATCCATTCTGGCTCCAAATATGGGCTTTGGAATCACTGCCTGA
- a CDS encoding GntR family transcriptional regulator — protein sequence MDKKSLQTQMKENPFLHLEDIIYQALRMEIIGLRIAPGSKLNESKIAEDLGVSRTPVRNGLARLVEEGLIYKAANRVSVVARLTKDECYQIMDARLAIEGHAAYLAASLITDQELEELKHWITRYQKASRGKKTSDILEHSICDHHFHALIIQASRNRLIQEMYQKIEGRIFYYRNSLYHALKHEDLQRILTGAVRQHMATYHALRLGFAEMAKAAMEADARSMVGAFMVWDELN from the coding sequence ATGGATAAAAAGAGCCTGCAGACACAGATGAAAGAAAATCCGTTCCTGCATTTGGAGGATATAATTTATCAGGCTTTGCGGATGGAGATCATTGGCCTTCGTATCGCCCCTGGCTCAAAACTGAATGAAAGCAAGATCGCGGAAGATCTGGGAGTCAGCCGGACTCCGGTACGGAACGGGCTTGCCCGGCTGGTGGAGGAAGGATTGATCTATAAGGCTGCCAACAGGGTATCGGTCGTGGCCAGATTGACCAAAGACGAATGTTATCAGATCATGGACGCCAGGCTGGCGATAGAAGGACATGCTGCGTACCTGGCGGCCTCTCTGATCACAGACCAGGAATTGGAAGAATTGAAACATTGGATTACCAGATATCAGAAGGCCAGCCGGGGAAAGAAGACTTCAGATATCTTGGAACACTCCATCTGCGACCATCATTTCCACGCTCTTATCATCCAGGCAAGCCGGAATCGGCTGATTCAGGAAATGTATCAGAAAATCGAGGGAAGAATTTTCTATTATCGGAATTCGCTGTATCATGCGTTAAAACATGAGGATCTGCAGAGGATCCTGACAGGGGCGGTGCGGCAGCATATGGCTACTTATCACGCGCTCCGGCTTGGATTTGCGGAGATGGCCAAGGCTGCGATGGAGGCAGACGCCAGGAGTATGGTAGGGGCGTTTATGGTATGGGATGAACTGAACTGA
- a CDS encoding beta-carotene 15,15'-monooxygenase: protein MENQTKSNAGISILRYAGTYIGAVIGSGFASGQEPLQFFASYGYWGILGAILVIVLFAWYGYLFMAAGYKLQTSTHQPVLNYLCGNVVGRIFDWILTFFLFGVLAIMISGGGAALNQYFGLDLMIGKVIITILAVGTILFGFRSALSALGFLSTVIIVVTLAISLGTVCANMPGIAKAGEAIQGLELSQATPFWLLSVFTYVSYCVLPVLSACATIGHGEKDPKIIKKSAFIGGAALGVAVLFMVLALLSRIQDVAGYEIPFLEIARQMHPAIGFLFTLILLAAIYTTTVPILYGFSIRFAEEGTTRFTIVTVVASVIAFIAGMFPFSTLVGTVYPLLGYIGMIVMIAGAYKMFIKKDLKLTKKEED, encoded by the coding sequence ATGGAAAATCAAACAAAAAGTAATGCCGGTATCTCAATCCTGCGCTATGCGGGAACTTATATCGGCGCCGTTATCGGTTCCGGCTTCGCCAGCGGGCAGGAGCCTCTTCAGTTCTTCGCCTCCTATGGATACTGGGGAATCCTGGGCGCGATCCTGGTGATCGTTCTTTTCGCCTGGTACGGCTATCTCTTCATGGCGGCAGGGTATAAGCTTCAGACATCCACTCACCAGCCTGTCCTCAATTATCTATGCGGAAATGTGGTCGGCCGAATTTTCGACTGGATCCTGACCTTCTTCCTCTTCGGAGTTCTGGCAATCATGATCTCCGGCGGGGGAGCGGCCTTGAATCAGTATTTTGGTCTTGACCTGATGATCGGAAAAGTAATCATTACCATTCTGGCAGTTGGAACCATCCTTTTCGGATTCCGTTCCGCCTTAAGCGCCCTTGGTTTTCTCTCCACAGTCATCATTGTTGTAACGCTTGCCATTTCTCTTGGAACGGTCTGCGCCAATATGCCTGGGATCGCCAAGGCCGGTGAGGCCATCCAGGGTCTGGAGCTTTCCCAGGCAACGCCATTTTGGCTTCTGTCTGTATTTACATACGTTTCTTACTGTGTCCTTCCCGTCTTATCCGCCTGCGCCACCATCGGCCACGGTGAGAAAGACCCGAAAATCATTAAGAAATCCGCCTTCATCGGAGGCGCGGCTCTGGGTGTGGCAGTGCTCTTCATGGTACTGGCGCTCCTCTCAAGGATTCAGGATGTGGCCGGATATGAGATTCCTTTCCTGGAAATCGCAAGACAGATGCATCCTGCCATTGGATTCCTCTTCACTTTAATCCTTCTGGCCGCCATTTACACCACCACCGTTCCGATCCTGTACGGATTCTCCATCCGGTTTGCCGAAGAAGGAACCACACGTTTTACCATTGTTACGGTAGTTGCTTCCGTCATTGCCTTCATTGCCGGAATGTTCCCCTTCAGCACTCTGGTGGGAACGGTCTATCCGCTTCTTGGATACATTGGCATGATCGTTATGATCGCCGGAGCTTATAAAATGTTTATCAAAAAAGATCTAAAGCTGACAAAAAAGGAGGAGGATTAA
- a CDS encoding 2-amino-4-ketopentanoate thiolase, whose product MSNTAHKGDWVRIEQIILTPDQRLETLPEATRKVPLKCWTNGFLEDDEAKIGDTVQIKTNIGRVITGTLYELWPKYDHSFGRQQPTLIHVGEELEDILKEED is encoded by the coding sequence ATGAGCAATACTGCACACAAAGGCGACTGGGTACGCATTGAACAGATCATACTTACCCCTGACCAAAGGCTTGAGACCCTTCCAGAGGCAACCCGCAAAGTGCCGCTGAAATGCTGGACCAATGGGTTCCTGGAAGATGACGAGGCAAAGATTGGCGATACCGTCCAGATCAAGACCAATATCGGAAGGGTCATTACCGGTACTTTGTATGAACTCTGGCCCAAATACGATCATAGTTTTGGCCGTCAGCAGCCCACTCTGATCCACGTAGGGGAAGAATTGGAAGACATTTTGAAGGAGGAGGATTAA